From a single Arachnia propionica genomic region:
- a CDS encoding ATP-grasp domain-containing protein: MRICFLLTRRVPDVPSPIVLEVQRLLERMGHEVTGWIPEDRLLRTDILRPEADLYVLKSHTELALSYAGALHGQGVAVCNEYSACLTAQDKVTAGRLMRELSVPTPDTWLIDSPQQATELLAEGALIIKPHRGHRGAGVHLVEEAAQLTSMQKSSGPLIAQRYVPGPGEDLKVYVAGENVWAVRKPFDPQSFTRFGQPVPVDEEIRNIATRIRSGFGLELFGCDVIESPDGPRVVDVNYFPGYKGCPDPAPGIAATIDHVARGS, encoded by the coding sequence ATGAGAATCTGTTTCCTGCTGACCCGCCGAGTTCCTGATGTTCCCAGCCCCATCGTGCTGGAGGTTCAACGGCTCCTGGAACGGATGGGGCATGAAGTGACTGGCTGGATCCCTGAGGATCGCCTGTTGCGTACGGATATCCTGAGGCCGGAGGCTGATCTCTACGTGCTCAAGAGCCATACTGAGTTGGCACTCAGCTACGCTGGCGCACTTCATGGGCAGGGGGTCGCGGTATGTAATGAATACAGCGCTTGCCTGACCGCCCAGGACAAAGTGACTGCGGGAAGACTCATGCGTGAGCTGAGCGTCCCCACCCCTGATACGTGGCTCATCGACAGCCCTCAGCAGGCGACTGAACTGTTGGCGGAAGGGGCTCTCATCATCAAACCCCACAGAGGACACCGTGGGGCGGGGGTTCATCTGGTCGAGGAAGCTGCGCAGTTGACCTCTATGCAGAAGTCATCCGGGCCGTTGATTGCCCAACGCTATGTTCCGGGACCCGGCGAGGACCTCAAGGTGTACGTTGCCGGGGAGAATGTCTGGGCGGTTCGTAAGCCCTTCGACCCACAGTCGTTCACCCGATTCGGTCAGCCCGTTCCCGTCGATGAAGAGATCAGGAACATCGCCACACGAATCCGTTCTGGATTCGGTCTGGAACTGTTCGGATGCGACGTGATTGAGTCCCCGGACGGTCCCAGGGTGGTGGACGTCAACTACTTTCCCGGATACAAAGGATGCCCCGATCCGGCTCCTGGGATCGCAGCCACCATCGATCATGTCGCCCGCGGCTCATGA
- a CDS encoding MFS transporter, whose protein sequence is MTRRSTLPPELRRRRRRACWVAWAVVVVVTAATSVAAVLMDGNWEWASPENRLWLVLGGFLIVGMTTALTIWATRRYVRAPRRAIRSQDDGGGPLGVVVAEGFLSRLAFGMISFSLPLYAHRLGMSIENIGVLLATNTAVAILLKPLMGTVIDRIGVRTSYIVAVGLRTVVVLSLVFAQTPLHLFLVRGLHGVAISLRDPSSSTILAALGGKKAVAQRFSWYQTVKTVAGSAGGFSAGILLTALAGDHAFVFAVSAILSGLPMLLVLFGLRGPQVAGLTCKPEKETPVPVELRRLIRPYALLGAAMNGTAYLMANLLPLLSVSYMGLSEAAASSLYVFSTMMSFSGPLWGWLADRVSLKLVLGVRAIGNVFSSLVWLLFPSYAGLVVGKVADDAGKAAFRPAWGAVMAKVAALDPVRRTRTLAIMSTAEDAGEFGAPILAGFIWTTFGLPAVLVVRLCAGTATEIYSWWLASHMKIDDDRSGQESDTEAPIQPRRSA, encoded by the coding sequence ATGACCCGTCGATCAACCCTACCCCCCGAGCTTCGACGGCGGCGCCGCCGAGCGTGCTGGGTTGCTTGGGCGGTGGTGGTCGTCGTCACCGCGGCAACGTCGGTAGCTGCGGTCCTGATGGATGGAAACTGGGAGTGGGCGAGCCCTGAGAACAGGTTGTGGTTGGTTCTGGGAGGTTTTCTGATCGTCGGAATGACCACGGCCCTGACGATCTGGGCCACCCGTCGGTACGTCCGGGCGCCCAGGCGTGCGATCCGGAGCCAGGATGATGGTGGAGGTCCCCTGGGAGTGGTGGTGGCGGAAGGCTTCCTGTCACGCCTGGCTTTCGGAATGATCAGCTTCTCATTGCCGCTGTATGCACATCGACTCGGCATGTCCATCGAGAACATAGGGGTTCTGCTGGCGACGAACACTGCCGTCGCCATTCTTTTGAAACCCTTGATGGGTACCGTCATCGACCGCATCGGGGTGCGAACCTCTTACATCGTGGCGGTGGGATTGCGGACCGTGGTGGTGCTGTCCCTGGTGTTCGCCCAGACTCCCCTCCACCTGTTTCTCGTCCGCGGACTTCACGGGGTGGCGATCTCCCTTCGTGATCCATCCTCCTCAACGATCCTGGCGGCCCTGGGAGGCAAGAAAGCGGTGGCTCAGCGTTTCTCCTGGTATCAGACCGTCAAGACAGTGGCCGGGTCCGCTGGAGGGTTCTCCGCCGGGATCCTGCTGACCGCTCTTGCAGGGGATCACGCTTTCGTTTTTGCTGTCTCGGCCATCCTGTCCGGGCTTCCCATGTTGCTGGTGCTCTTCGGGCTTCGAGGTCCCCAGGTTGCTGGCCTGACTTGTAAACCGGAGAAAGAAACGCCGGTTCCTGTGGAACTGCGTCGGCTCATCCGTCCCTACGCGCTTCTGGGAGCGGCCATGAACGGTACGGCCTATCTCATGGCGAATCTGCTTCCTCTGCTCTCCGTGTCGTACATGGGGTTGTCAGAAGCAGCCGCGTCGTCGCTGTATGTCTTCTCCACCATGATGTCCTTCAGCGGGCCGCTGTGGGGATGGCTGGCGGACAGGGTGAGCTTGAAGCTGGTGTTGGGGGTCAGGGCCATCGGTAATGTGTTCTCCTCCTTGGTCTGGTTGCTCTTCCCAAGTTATGCGGGCCTTGTCGTCGGGAAGGTGGCAGATGATGCAGGCAAGGCCGCTTTCCGGCCGGCATGGGGTGCGGTCATGGCCAAGGTGGCTGCTCTCGATCCGGTGCGGCGTACTCGGACACTGGCGATCATGAGCACCGCGGAGGACGCCGGGGAATTCGGGGCGCCCATTCTGGCCGGGTTCATCTGGACGACATTTGGGTTGCCGGCAGTACTGGTGGTCAGATTGTGTGCCGGGACGGCGACCGAAATCTACTCTTGGTGGTTGGCCAGTCACATGAAAATCGACGATGATCGTTCCGGCCAAGAGTCTGACACGGAAGCCCCTATACAGCCCCGTAGATCGGCGTAA